The Sporomusa termitida genome has a window encoding:
- a CDS encoding 2-hydroxyacyl-CoA dehydratase has translation MKIADIIDPSLIAGITGATVVGIDIGSRTGKAVLLTGDELYTVQTPTGIDMQETSDELLAELLAQSGLKRSDIAYIVGTGYGRVAMSFNEIPHQIVTEISCHAMGAHYLNAAIQTIIDIGGQDSKGIKVDPETGRVVEFVMNDKCAAGTGRFLEKVAQLLDLDLSELGKVALAATKPSEISSQCVVFAESEVISLRARGATQEDIAAGIHLATARRVRNLLSRIGLEPGLAFSGGVSNNIGMKKAIEDLLEHPISEFKLDAIYAGALGAAVHALNYQAAGVRGEQAAENGFHLDLSELESRIAKQQEAIIAADEGKKSVGYLCTYTPLELINAAGVNQLRLFKMGNTEVVASGEQITQSVFCDFTKSILGAFKEGDPLYKALDKVYTFYTCDCIKKVGEAIGDFFSPTDIYTLPRLREKASSRNYYRTEIVNFKEDLETLSGNTVSEEAVREQIKLYNQVRGVLKKISDLRKRENPPLKGKDFLDLIKGYYYLPPAELLVLYQQIYDTLAAVPDQGRQPIRLMMAGGIVADGDRRLLELIEDTVGARVVIEDHCTGSRNVSFQISEEGDPYQALAEGYLDQSPCTRMKPLQERVAISGDLAQEYKVDGILYVYLKFCPCYGQIKHEFFRHYQKLGIPVLEVPVDYSASDQGQLKTRLEAFIEVLGERGGIVDANRGSSKSA, from the coding sequence ATGAAAATTGCAGACATCATTGACCCCAGCCTTATTGCCGGCATCACCGGCGCAACGGTTGTGGGGATTGATATTGGTTCCAGAACAGGGAAAGCAGTACTCCTAACCGGCGATGAGCTGTATACTGTCCAAACCCCTACCGGGATTGACATGCAGGAAACGTCCGACGAGCTGCTGGCCGAACTGTTGGCCCAATCCGGCTTGAAACGGTCGGATATTGCCTATATTGTCGGCACCGGTTACGGCCGGGTGGCGATGAGCTTTAATGAAATACCCCACCAGATTGTGACCGAGATCTCCTGCCATGCCATGGGAGCCCACTATCTGAATGCTGCTATCCAAACGATCATTGACATTGGCGGCCAGGACTCGAAAGGCATTAAAGTCGATCCCGAGACCGGCCGGGTCGTGGAATTTGTCATGAACGACAAATGTGCGGCCGGCACCGGCCGGTTTTTAGAAAAAGTGGCGCAATTGCTGGATCTGGATTTAAGTGAACTGGGAAAAGTGGCGCTGGCGGCCACTAAACCGTCGGAAATCAGCAGCCAGTGCGTTGTCTTTGCCGAATCGGAGGTGATCTCGCTGCGGGCCAGAGGCGCAACCCAGGAGGATATTGCCGCCGGCATTCATCTGGCTACAGCCCGGCGGGTACGCAACCTGTTAAGCCGGATTGGCCTTGAACCGGGGTTGGCCTTCTCCGGTGGTGTTTCCAACAATATCGGCATGAAAAAAGCCATTGAAGACCTGCTTGAACACCCGATCAGCGAGTTTAAACTGGATGCGATCTACGCCGGCGCCCTGGGCGCAGCCGTACACGCGCTCAACTACCAGGCCGCAGGCGTACGCGGTGAGCAGGCGGCGGAAAACGGCTTCCATCTGGATTTGAGTGAGCTGGAAAGCCGGATTGCCAAACAGCAGGAGGCCATCATCGCTGCTGACGAGGGGAAAAAGAGTGTCGGTTATCTCTGCACCTATACCCCGCTGGAGCTGATTAATGCTGCCGGGGTCAATCAGCTGCGGCTGTTTAAAATGGGTAATACCGAGGTTGTTGCCAGCGGCGAACAGATCACCCAGAGTGTATTTTGCGATTTTACCAAGAGTATCCTGGGCGCCTTCAAGGAAGGGGACCCTTTATATAAGGCCCTGGATAAAGTGTATACCTTCTATACCTGCGACTGCATTAAAAAAGTCGGGGAAGCGATTGGCGACTTTTTCTCCCCTACCGACATTTATACCCTGCCCCGCCTGCGGGAGAAGGCATCCTCACGGAATTACTACCGGACAGAGATCGTAAACTTCAAAGAAGACCTGGAAACATTGTCAGGCAATACGGTTAGCGAAGAAGCCGTGCGGGAGCAAATCAAACTCTATAACCAGGTGCGGGGGGTATTAAAGAAAATCTCCGATCTGCGCAAACGGGAGAATCCGCCGCTCAAAGGCAAGGATTTCCTTGATCTTATTAAAGGCTATTACTATCTGCCACCGGCTGAATTGCTGGTTTTGTACCAGCAAATCTATGATACCCTGGCGGCAGTGCCTGATCAGGGCCGCCAACCGATCCGGCTGATGATGGCCGGCGGCATTGTGGCCGACGGTGACCGGCGGCTGCTGGAGCTTATTGAGGATACCGTGGGCGCGCGGGTAGTTATTGAGGACCACTGCACCGGGTCGCGCAATGTCAGCTTCCAGATCAGCGAGGAAGGGGATCCCTATCAGGCTTTGGCCGAAGGCTATCTGGACCAGTCGCCGTGCACCCGGATGAAGCCCTTGCAGGAGCGGGTTGCCATTTCCGGTGATCTGGCGCAGGAATATAAGGTTGACGGTATTTTGTACGTCTATCTGAAATTCTGCCCTTGCTACGGCCAGATCAAGCATGAGTTTTTCCGGCACTATCAAAAGCTCGGCATACCCGTACTGGAGGTGCCTGTCGATTACTCCGCCAGCGACCAGGGGCAGCTGAAAACCAGGCTGGAAGCCTTCATTGAGGTGCTGGGCGAAAGAGGGGGCATTGTTGATGCAAATCGAGGAAGTTCAAAATCAGCGTGA
- a CDS encoding 2-hydroxyacyl-CoA dehydratase subunit D: MDIEDIQSPRDYLIYSKTQVHPYSPAIGKLLDLSAAYVQDAEQAYAQGQINAVWSRATGWEIPLAYASGIIPVAYSEMGRLSDMESVTIAEDYYQFPQETCSMVKCTVGQWHKRRGAGIKRIIGASVACEPYNLAWELMKKEGYDVHAIDVVYRAPGVKGERLEQLVQFLIEQIYETAEWLTGSREINEEKLRTEIQRKNRLIVKVRKILELRIKNPYYMRSLPSIYLLTGLNTYFGKPAAYEAVLDELIAELETAPVSKSELAKVIPLVWVGSAGQEFGIYEAIDQAGGALLGFRGYPFNNYDETLPPVEALARHVLGNQEAGASIYVQKVIEQELKKVKARGLVLYGYLGCSYGSVAREMWRDYFHKKGFPSINLEGTFQVGPPTGQILTRIRAFVEMLA, encoded by the coding sequence ATGGACATTGAAGATATTCAGAGTCCGCGAGACTATCTGATCTACAGTAAAACTCAGGTTCACCCTTATTCCCCGGCGATCGGCAAGTTATTAGACCTGTCCGCAGCTTATGTGCAGGATGCGGAACAAGCGTATGCCCAGGGACAGATTAATGCTGTCTGGTCGCGGGCCACCGGCTGGGAAATACCGCTGGCTTATGCTTCCGGTATTATTCCGGTGGCTTACAGCGAGATGGGACGCCTGAGTGACATGGAATCGGTTACGATTGCCGAGGATTATTACCAGTTTCCCCAGGAAACCTGCTCGATGGTCAAGTGCACTGTTGGCCAGTGGCATAAGCGCCGCGGGGCCGGCATCAAGCGCATTATCGGCGCCAGCGTGGCCTGCGAGCCTTATAATCTGGCCTGGGAGCTGATGAAAAAAGAAGGCTATGATGTTCATGCCATCGATGTGGTTTACCGGGCTCCCGGCGTAAAAGGCGAGCGGCTGGAACAACTGGTACAGTTTCTTATTGAACAGATTTACGAAACGGCAGAGTGGCTGACCGGCAGCAGGGAGATTAATGAAGAAAAGCTCAGAACCGAGATTCAGCGCAAAAACCGGCTGATCGTCAAGGTCAGGAAAATCCTGGAGCTGCGGATTAAAAACCCTTACTATATGCGCAGCCTGCCTTCTATTTATCTCCTGACAGGGCTGAATACCTATTTTGGCAAGCCGGCCGCATATGAAGCTGTGCTGGATGAGCTGATTGCTGAACTGGAAACAGCGCCTGTCAGCAAAAGCGAGCTGGCAAAAGTCATTCCCCTGGTTTGGGTTGGCAGCGCCGGCCAGGAATTCGGCATCTACGAAGCGATTGATCAGGCCGGCGGCGCCCTGCTCGGGTTCCGCGGCTACCCTTTCAATAATTATGATGAAACCCTGCCGCCGGTGGAGGCCTTAGCCCGCCATGTCCTGGGCAATCAGGAGGCCGGCGCCTCCATTTATGTACAAAAGGTGATTGAACAGGAACTGAAAAAGGTCAAAGCCCGGGGGTTGGTGCTTTATGGTTACCTGGGCTGCTCTTACGGCAGTGTGGCGCGGGAGATGTGGCGGGATTATTTCCATAAGAAGGGGTTTCCCAGTATCAACCTGGAGGGCACCTTCCAGGTCGGACCGCCCACAGGCCAGATCCTGACGCGGATCAGGGCGTTTGTTGAGATGCTGGCCTAG